Proteins encoded by one window of Xiphophorus couchianus chromosome 13, X_couchianus-1.0, whole genome shotgun sequence:
- the LOC114155659 gene encoding gastrula zinc finger protein xFG20-1-like: protein MDLYQQRPSTGSGHTATLQVFEVKTPPNQQINSSGLDQEDKIYKDKKNSLHSPQRLTEANVFKHTSEDYMENIKNCHSAQLSLNSQIKEGASGSESHSDTKRLSCFFCAAEFTTGGLLTIHTSDHTGEKLLTCIICKKTVSSESELVNHECDSLEHPHKQTEEQIPTNKLLCCSQCGDGFSTSEHLDLHLRHHSRGKLFSCSVCNISCSDKDSLIQHMRLHTRQTQFTCHVCGKDFAWRRHLTKHMEVHRKRKKVFRCRVCGAEFCTYYLLSKHKTIHQTSELPQEQTEEAAEGDDIGTRDPVNTDSDLQKETNMEVSASFKTENDLWTDSSQLLPNFNLNGPNNISETYRITRIQKKVKEEDLRRPQIKEEEEETEIGRFTFSPVPMKNEEDEEKPQFLQLHPTEEHKDCVEEGEPGKTEKTSEFSDPDTDDSECWRPKTKLGSGSNSESDSDRNPSSCSNNKPSESLQPESDDSVDSDFWKDYKKPQLSSNPQKQEPLEKGVKYVTDVKPYSCPQCAKAFRYSSYLKIHMKQHTERYFCSICGHKSTSSSNLKVHIRTHTGEKPFSCSICGKKYTNKASMLSHMSIHDAERKYNCDTCKKSFAWFTELKYHQCVGESSGEQTHEEDTSINLKQYTLYS, encoded by the coding sequence ctACCCTGCAGGTGTTTGAAGTAAAGACTCCACCGAATCAGCAGATTAATAGCTCTGGACTGGACCAGGAGGACAAGATTTATAAAGATAAGAAAAACAGTCTGCATTCTCCTCAAAGACTAACTGAagctaatgtttttaaacatacaagTGAAGACTATATGGAGAACATTAAAAACTGCCACTCTGCACAGCTGAGTTTAAATAGCCAAATAAAAGAAGGGGCGAGTGGTTCGGAAAGTCATTCTGACACAAAACGGCTTAGCTGCTTTTTCTGTGCAGCAGAATTCACAACAGGAGGCCTGCTGACGATACACACCTCAGATCATACAGGAGAGAAGCTGCTGACCTGCATTATCTGCAAGAAAACCGTCAGTTCAGAGTCGGAGCTTGTTAATCATGAGTGCGACTCTCTTGAGCATCCTCATAAACAAACCGAGGAACAGATTCCAACCAACAAGCTGCTCTGCTGCTCTCAGTGTGGCGACGGATTCTCCACGAGCGAACACCTCGACCTGCACCTCAGGCATCATTCCAGAGGAAAACTGTTCAGTTGTTCGGTCTGTAACATCAGCTGCAGCGACAAAGACTCGCTGATTCAGCACATGAGGCTCCACACCAGACAAACCCAGTTCACCTGCCACGTCTGCGGGAAGGACTTCGCCTGGAGGAGGCACCTCACCAAACACATGGAGGTGCACAGGAAAAGGAAGAAGGTGTTCCGCTGCAGAGTGTGTGGCGCTGAGTTTTGTACCTATTATCTGCTGTCTAAACACAAGACTATTCATCAGACATCAGAGCTTCCTCAGGAACAGACCGAGGAGGcggctgagggtgatgacattgGCACAAGAGACCCGGTGAACACAGATTCTGATCTGCAAAAAGAGACCAACATGGAGGTTTCAGCgtcttttaaaactgaaaatgacttGTGGACAGACTCAAGTCAACTTCTGCCAAATTTCAACCTCAATGGACCCAATAACATCTCTGAGACTTACAGGATCACAAGGATACAGAAGAAGGTGAAGGAGGAGGATTTGCGGCGTCCGCagattaaagaagaagaagaggaaacgGAGATCGGCAGGTTCACTTTCAGTCCTGTGCCGATGAAGAACGAAGAAGACGAAGAGAAGCCTCAGTTCTTACAGCTTCATCCCACAGAGGAGCATAAAGACTGTGTGGAAGAAGGGGAACCAGGTAAGACGGAAAAAACCTCAGAGTTTTCCGACCCCGACACGGACGACAGTGAATGTTGGAGACCGAAAACAAAACTTGGGTCGGGTTCAAATTCAGAAAGCGATTCTGACagaaatccttccagctgctcCAATAACAAACCGTCGGAGTCTTTGCAACCCGAGAGCGACGACAGCGTCGACAGCGACTTCTGGAAGGACTACAAGAAGCCGCAGTTGAGTTCAAACCCGCAGAAACAAGAGCCTTTGGAGAAAGGAGTAAAATACGTGACGGACGTAAAACCATACAGCTGCCCTCAGTGTGCCAAAGCCTTCCGCTATAGCTCCTACCTGAAGATCCACATGAAGCAACACACAGAGAGGTACTTCTGTTCCATCTGTGGACACAAATCCACCTCCAGCTCGAACCTCAAGGTTCACATAAGAACTCACACTGGAGAGAAGCCGTTCAGCTGCTCGATTTGTgggaaaaaatacacaaacaaggCAAGCATGCTGTCTCACATGTCCATCCACGATGCGGAAAGGAAGTACAACTGCGACACGTGTAAGAAAAGCTTTGCCTGGTTCACGGAGCTCAAATACCATCAGTGTGTTGGTGAGTCGTCAGGGGAACAAACACACGAGGAGGACACGAGCATCAACCTGAAACAATACACGCTATACAGCTGA